Proteins encoded in a region of the Quercus lobata isolate SW786 chromosome 8, ValleyOak3.0 Primary Assembly, whole genome shotgun sequence genome:
- the LOC115955915 gene encoding uncharacterized protein LOC115955915, whose product MGKGKDRGSGTGETENLLHSAARSGDLNAVQSILSTNNPLSIIVNSRDKHSRTPLHLAAWSGQAEVVSYLCKHKADVGAAAMDDMGAIHFAAQKGHLEVIRTLLSSGASINAFTRKGLTPLHYAVQGSHLELVKYLVKKGASLSAKTKAGKTPVDLANNEEILSFLEEYERPSKKRDLHGRQKAGESDSKPSMQEKEENTGDKAPSVVHDELENEKVEMKDDEDDRKEASSEPKKARIALNHLLTADDDVEDEEENL is encoded by the exons ATGGGTAAGGGTAAGGATCGTGGGAGCGGCACTGGCGAGACCGAGAATCTTCTTCACTCGGCTGCTCGGTCGGGTGACCTGAATGCGGTGCAGTCCATCTTGAGCACCAACAACCCTTTGTCCATCATCGTCAATTCTAGAGATAAGCACTCTAGAACTCC ACTACATTTAGCTGCATGGTCTGGCCAAGCAGAGGTGGTGAGTTATCTCTGTAAGCACAAGGCTGATGTTGGTGCAGCCGCCATGGATGATATGGGTGCAATTCACTTTGCTGCACAGAAGGGACATTTAGAAGTCATACGAACTCTGCTTTCATCTGGAGCCTCCATTAATGCTTTTACTCGCAAGGGCTTGACTCCTCTACACTATGCTGTCCAAGGATCCCACCTGGAACTTGTTAAGTACTTAGTTAAAAAAGGTGCAAGTCTGAGTGCCAAGACAAAAGCAGGGAAGACTCCAGTTGATCTTGCTAACAATGAAGAAATTCTCTCCTTTCTGGAGGAATACGAAAGGCCATCTAAGAAAAGAGATCTTCATGGTAGACAGAAGGCTGGAGAATCTGATTCAAAGCCATCTATGcaggaaaaggaagaaaatactGGTGATAAAGCTCCTTCAGTTGTACACGATGAACTAGAGAATGAAAAGGTGGAGATGaaggatgatgaagatgataggAAGGAGGCCTCGTCAGAGCCAAAAAAGGCACGAATTGCACTCAATCACCTTCTAACTGCAGATGACGATgtagaagatgaagaagaaaacttGTGA
- the LOC115955916 gene encoding uncharacterized protein LOC115955916: MASYSKTKVVMQKRKPLPNDGIGRPRMLKDFLNDTSNSCASAGFKSLPRQPCNPNAQVFTNNTNTKLLRCQSKAASTAISALQAMINAVKNFPLKNSSSILPRSLSRRLSRKKPSEVKITVRVKDIIRWTSFRDLVEEKSQPLDFNSSPNRCTTTTITTGSTNTTCSSNSSSWCESDFTSEYLPSCGGNTQDSVVNEVEVGKKYLPRVGEDCQKTTTGTKTYADVGPKGELWCDEKEQQSPVSVLNFQVGEGEEPFSSFTRSLANMERTRQNLMQKIQLFESLAKLEPFNQEECMSMEENTKFDEEEPDEFEKKVSELFVKTASTVDIGSAGVELLLLDFFRDELTTKRCQTKMDDDEFDSEVVSKAKAWVRGEQNGLHEWGIELKREAYISDMYRRERWSNFEEEQEELAFEFETGILGDLLDEVLVDLFLH, from the exons ATGGCTTCATATTCAAAGACCAAAGTAGtaatgcaaaaaagaaaaccacttCCAAATGATGGTATTGGTAGGCCTAGAATGCTTAAAGATTTCCTCAATGACACATCAAATTCATGCGCTTCAGCCGGATTCAAATCACTCCCTAGACAACCCTGCAATCCCAATGCACAAGTTTTCACCAACAATACAAATACCAAGTTACTTAGATGCCAATCAAAAGCTGCATCAACAGCAATTTCAGCCCTCCAAGCCATGATCAACGCAGTTAAAAATTTTCCGTTGAAAAATTCCTCTTCAATATTGCCAAGAAGCCTTTCACGGAGACTGTCAAGAAAGAAACCAAGCGAAGTCAAAATTACAGTCAGAGTCAAAGACATCATACGGTGGACATCGTTTCGGGACTTGGTGGAGGAGAAATCTCAGCCCTTGGATTTCAATTCCTCGCCTAATCGCTGCACCACAACTACTATTACAACGGGGTCCACAAATACCACGTGTAGTAGCAACAGCTCAAGTTGGTGTGAAAGTGATTTTACCTCGGAGTATCTACCGTCGTGCGGCGGTAATACTCAGGACAGCGTTGTAAACGAGGTTGAAGTAGGTAAAAAGTATTTACCACGTGTCGGCGAGGATTGTCAGAAAACGACAACAGGGACAAAAACTTATGCTGACGTGGGACCCAAG GGAGAATTATGGTGCGATGAGAAAGAACAGCAAAGCCCAGTTTCGGTGCTTAATTTTCAAGTTGGAGAGGGTGAAGAGCCATTCTCATCTTTTACTCGAAGCCTTGCCAACATGGAGA GGACAAGACAAAACCTTATGCAAAAGATCCAGCTCTTTGAGAGTCTTGCTAAACTGGAGCCTTTTAACCAAGAGGAATGCATGTCCATGGAAGAAAATACCAAATTCGATGAAGAAGAACCAGATGAATTTGAAAAGAAGGTCTCGGAGCTGTTTGTCAAAACAGCAAGTACAGTAGATATTGGCAGTGCCGGAGTGGAACTATTATTGTTGGATTTCTTTAGGGATGAATTGACTACAAAAAGATGCCAAACTAAAATGGATGATGATGAGTTTGATAGCGAGGTGGTGAGCAAGGCAAAAGCATGGGTGAGAGGGGAACAAAATGGACTACATGAATGGGGTATAGAGCTTAAGAGGGAGGCTTATATTAGTGACATGTATAGAAGAGAGAGGTGGAGCAACTTTGAAGAGGAGCAAGAGGAGCTAGCTTTTGAATTTGAGACTGGGATTCTGGGGGATTTGTTGGATGAGGTTCTGGTTGATCTCTTCTTACACTGA
- the LOC115955911 gene encoding flap endonuclease GEN-like 1 yields MGVGGLWDLLKPYARLEGPDFLVNKRVAVDLSFWIVQHETAIKARVRNPHLRLIFFRTINLFSKFGAFPVFVTDGTPSPLKSRARIARFFHASGIDLSDLPVAEEGVSIERNTAFSKCVQECVELLELFGMPVLKAKGEAEALCAQLDSEGYVDACVTADSDAFLFGAKCVIKFVRPNSKEPFECYHMSDIEAGLGLKRKHLIAISLLVGNDHDLNGVQGIGLDTALRFVQAFSEDEILNRLHEIGSGDSPIFQGAIKSLDDCVPVSSESSLKIKYSHCSLCGHPGSKRAHFKSSCEYCSTSNGEGCMKKPEGFKCDCSSCDMDRREKEQKKQENWRIKVCNKIAMESNFPNDEIIKMYLCSNHGDFTEEVGPCISWGSPNTEMLVDFLAFHQHWEPSYIRRMMLPMLSTVFLREMAINPVKTLLYGQYEFDSIQRLKIRYGHQFYVVKWKKTVPALGSIMNSILSEESDMQQDVVDVDESLDLGDESEGPRIHVEEGSCYLLTDENMDIVRAAFPEEVDRFLHEKELKESKRKKSSSLRSEGTNEKSELKSSRGVQLSITEFYRSTKVQIQLKPGEDLPRVSDSQGDGTSKEKRKVSNPNLSKSVRRRLLFK; encoded by the exons ATGGGGGTTGGAGGTTTATGGGACTTGCTTAAACCCTATGCCCGACTCGAAGGCCCAGATTTCCTGGTTAACAAACGGGTCGCCGTGGACCTCTCCTTCTGGATCGTCCAGCACGAAACCGCTATCAAAGCCCGTGTCAGGAACCCACACCTGAGGCTCATTTTCTTCCGTACCATCAATCTTTTCTCCAAG TTTGGAGCATTTCCGGTCTTTGTCACTGATGGAACTCCATCACCACTGAAATCGCGGGCAAGGATTGCAAGATTCTTTCATGCTTCTGGCATTGATTTGTCAGATTTGCCTGTGGCTGAAGAGGGTGTTTCAATTGAGAGGAATACAGCATTTTCAAAGTGTGTTCAAGAGTGTGTG GAACTGCTTGAGCTATTTGGTATGCCTGTATTAAAAGCAAAAGGAGAGGCTGAAGCACTGTGTGCACAGTTGGACAGTGAGGGTTACGTAGATGCATGTGTCACAGCTGACAGTGATGCATTCCTCTTTGGGGCTAAATGTGTGATAAAATTTGTTCGGCCCAATTCCAAA GAACCATTTGAATGCTACCATATGTCAGATATTGAAGCCGGTCTTGGGTTAAAGAGGAAACACTTGATAGCCATCTCTCTTTTGGTTGGAAATGACCATGATTTAAATGGGGTGCAAGGCATTGGGCTTGATACTGCTCTACGTTTTGTACAAGCTTTTTCTGAAGATGAGATATTGAATAG GTTACATGAAATAGGCAGTGGAGATAGTCCAATATTTCAAGGTGCTATAAAATCTTTAGATGACTGTGTACCTGTCTCGAGTGAGAGCTCACTGAAGATAAAATATTCTCATTGTTCCCTCTGTGGACATCCTGGCAGCAAGAGAGCTCATTTTAAGTCTTCTTGTGAATACTGCAGTACTAGTAATGGTGAGGGTTGCATGAAAAAACCGGAGGGGTTTAAATGTGATTGCTCCTCCTGTGATATG GATCGGAGAGAAAAGGAACAGAAGAAGCAAGAAAATTGGAGAATAAAAGTTTGCAACAAGATAGCTATGGAGTCAAATTTCCCCAATGATGAGATTATTAAAATGTATTTGTGCAGCAACCATGGTGATTTTACTG AAGAAGTTGGTCCTTGCATATCATGGGGAAGCCCGAATACTGAAATGCTTGTTGATTTCTTAGCTTTTCATCAGCACTGGGAGCCATCCTACATTCGGCGGATGATGCTTCCTATGTTGTCCACCGTGTTCTTACGAGAAATGGCAATAAATCCTGTAAAAACTTTGTTATATGGGCAGTATGAGTTTGACTCTATACAGCGTCTGAAGATAAGATATGGGCATCAATTCTATGTGGTCAAGTGGAAAAAAACTGTGCCTGCCCTGGGCAGTATTATGAATTCAATCCTTTCTGAGGAGTCTGATATGCAACAAGATGTTGTGGATGTTGATGAATCTCTTGATTTAGGGGACGAGTCTGAGGGCCCCAGGATTCATGTTGAGGAGGGTAGCTGCTACCTTTTGACAGATGAGAATATGGACATTGTTCGGGCTGCTTTTCCAGAAGAAGTTGACAGATTTTTGCATGAAAAG GAATTAAAAGAATCCAAACGAAAAAAGAGTTCAAGCTTAAGATCTGAAGGGACAAATGAAAAGTCAGAATTAAAAAGTTCACGAGGTGTCCAACTAAGTATTACTGAATTCTACCGTTCAACCAAAGTTCAAATTCAGTTAAAACCAGGAGAAGATCTACCGAGGGTTTCTGATAGTCAGGGTGATGGGACctcaaaagagaagagaaaagtgTCAAATCCAAATCTTTCCAAGTCTGTTAGGCGTCGCCTTTTGTTCAAGTAG